The Microbacterium luteum genome includes a region encoding these proteins:
- a CDS encoding LLM class flavin-dependent oxidoreductase, with translation MSGTEYGLFLPNAAGGWLISDTAPYPPADYDYNKRVARLGEQIGLDFVMAMAKWRGFGGATDHWGETIESVTMMAGIAEATERVKIWATIHANMQNPAFAAKVFATLQQISGGRAGLNIVNGSYADEFEQMGLWDPDMSHDERYRMTEEWTRLVLRLWSEDSVTERGEFFTLTDCQSRPRPTTRPTLISAGRSESGRAFQARYADGAFLGAESLEEMAGFSRDVHERAAAEGREVRTYSMLTVVMADTDRAAEERAARYAEGLDREALANMRRSWGWDAQRALSWAQEAEGSEAFQTPYVTGAPETVIERIRHVVDAAELDGLMLIFPDYLEDLAAFGTHVLPALRAAESGAGS, from the coding sequence ATGAGCGGCACCGAGTACGGGCTCTTCCTCCCCAATGCGGCCGGCGGCTGGCTCATCTCCGACACGGCGCCCTACCCGCCCGCCGACTACGACTACAACAAGCGCGTCGCCCGGCTCGGCGAACAGATCGGCTTGGACTTCGTCATGGCAATGGCCAAGTGGCGCGGCTTCGGGGGTGCGACCGACCACTGGGGCGAAACGATCGAGTCGGTCACGATGATGGCCGGGATCGCCGAGGCGACCGAGCGTGTCAAGATCTGGGCGACGATCCATGCGAACATGCAGAACCCTGCCTTCGCCGCCAAGGTCTTCGCGACGCTTCAGCAGATCAGCGGCGGGCGTGCCGGGCTCAACATCGTGAACGGCTCGTATGCCGATGAGTTCGAGCAGATGGGCCTGTGGGACCCCGATATGTCCCACGATGAGCGGTACCGAATGACCGAGGAGTGGACCCGCCTCGTTCTGCGCCTATGGAGCGAGGACAGCGTCACCGAGCGCGGCGAGTTCTTCACGCTCACCGACTGCCAGTCGCGACCGCGCCCCACCACCCGACCCACTCTCATCAGCGCCGGCCGTTCCGAGAGCGGGCGCGCTTTCCAGGCGCGCTACGCCGACGGCGCATTCCTCGGCGCGGAGAGCCTCGAAGAGATGGCCGGGTTCTCGCGCGACGTGCACGAGCGCGCCGCCGCCGAGGGCCGCGAAGTGCGCACCTACTCGATGCTGACCGTCGTCATGGCCGACACCGACCGGGCCGCGGAGGAGCGGGCGGCGCGGTACGCGGAAGGACTCGACAGGGAGGCACTGGCGAACATGCGCCGTTCGTGGGGCTGGGATGCTCAGCGAGCACTGTCGTGGGCGCAGGAGGCCGAGGGCTCAGAGGCGTTCCAGACGCCGTACGTAACGGGCGCACCGGAAACCGTCATCGAGCGCATCCGGCACGTCGTGGACGCCGCCGAGCTGGACGGCCTGATGCTGATCTTCCCGGACTATCTCGAGGATCTGGCTGCCTTCGGCACACACGTCCTGCCTGCGCTGCGCGCCGCGGAGTCAGGAGCCGGATCGTGA
- a CDS encoding cysteine hydrolase family protein — translation MSAGPSLRERQENALRARAERGALLVVDVQRSFADPEFLAEYGLSRRELASLAGAVEQCALAVTRAREAGIPVVWVELESAPDSHWRASSWLNLGDPAAPLLNAPCVSGTAGAEWFALSPEPEEIRIVKRRYSGFAGTPLAAKLREAGVEWVSVAGLTTECCVAATAFDAFQHDFSVVVLSDATAAYSADLHDSALTALGLNAGLVMSTDEVAALWTARRAA, via the coding sequence GTGAGCGCCGGCCCCTCGCTGCGGGAGCGGCAAGAGAATGCCCTCCGCGCACGTGCGGAGCGTGGAGCGCTGCTCGTCGTCGACGTGCAGCGCTCGTTCGCCGATCCGGAGTTCCTCGCCGAGTACGGGCTGAGCCGCCGGGAGTTGGCGAGCCTCGCCGGCGCCGTCGAGCAATGCGCTCTGGCGGTCACTCGCGCACGGGAGGCGGGCATCCCGGTCGTGTGGGTCGAACTGGAGAGCGCCCCCGACTCGCACTGGCGGGCGAGTTCCTGGCTGAATCTCGGTGATCCGGCGGCGCCTCTGCTGAATGCGCCGTGTGTGAGCGGAACGGCGGGGGCGGAGTGGTTCGCCCTCTCTCCTGAACCGGAGGAGATCCGCATTGTCAAGCGCCGCTACAGCGGCTTCGCCGGCACACCGCTGGCGGCGAAGCTGAGGGAAGCGGGTGTCGAGTGGGTCTCGGTCGCCGGACTGACCACGGAATGCTGCGTCGCCGCGACCGCGTTCGACGCGTTCCAGCACGACTTCTCCGTCGTCGTGCTCTCGGATGCCACGGCCGCCTATTCCGCGGACCTGCACGATAGCGCACTCACGGCGCTGGGCTTGAATGCCGGGCTCGTGATGAGCACCGACGAGGTGGCGGCGCTGTGGACAGCACGGCGCGCGGCATGA